From Domibacillus sp. DTU_2020_1001157_1_SI_ALB_TIR_016, a single genomic window includes:
- the queG gene encoding tRNA epoxyqueuosine(34) reductase QueG, with amino-acid sequence MYRQLKQELIDYSKEIGIDKIGFAAADPFLELKQKLVQQQELGYASGFEEKDIEKRTNPALLMDSPRSIIAIALAYPSKLEGAPKGKKGERRGLFCRASWGEDYHLVLRRKLEQLEVFLKEKMPDVQTKSMVDTGELSDRAVAERAGIGWSAKNCAIITPEFGSYVYLGEMLTNIPFEPDTPMESQCGTCTKCIDACPTSALVQGGQLNSQRCIAYLTQTKDFLPEEFRKHLGNRLYGCDTCQTVCPANKGKHTLNHEEMTPAPEEVKPLLEPLLSMSNKEFKERFGEMSGSWRGKKPIQRNAVIALAHFREPSSLPALAALLHNDPRPVLRGTAAYAIGQIGGIEAESQLFKALEREEDETVVNEIKKALGQIGSVL; translated from the coding sequence ATGTACCGGCAGTTAAAGCAGGAACTGATTGACTACAGCAAAGAAATTGGCATCGATAAAATCGGATTCGCTGCGGCCGATCCGTTTCTTGAATTAAAGCAAAAACTGGTACAGCAGCAAGAACTGGGATATGCATCCGGTTTTGAGGAAAAAGATATTGAGAAGCGGACAAACCCGGCACTCTTGATGGATAGTCCGCGTTCGATTATTGCCATTGCGCTTGCGTATCCATCGAAGCTGGAAGGAGCTCCGAAAGGGAAAAAGGGAGAGCGGCGCGGCTTGTTTTGCCGGGCGTCCTGGGGAGAAGATTATCACCTCGTTCTGCGCAGAAAGCTGGAACAGCTGGAAGTATTTTTAAAAGAAAAAATGCCAGATGTCCAAACGAAATCAATGGTTGATACAGGTGAGCTGTCTGACCGTGCTGTGGCGGAGCGGGCCGGCATCGGCTGGAGTGCAAAAAACTGTGCGATTATTACGCCGGAGTTTGGTTCATACGTGTATTTAGGTGAAATGCTGACCAATATTCCTTTTGAACCGGACACGCCGATGGAAAGCCAGTGCGGCACGTGTACAAAATGTATTGACGCCTGCCCAACAAGTGCACTCGTTCAAGGAGGACAGCTTAATTCTCAGCGGTGTATCGCTTATTTAACGCAGACAAAAGACTTTTTGCCGGAGGAATTCCGTAAACATCTTGGAAACCGGCTGTACGGCTGTGATACGTGCCAGACCGTCTGCCCGGCCAATAAAGGGAAACACACATTAAACCATGAAGAAATGACACCGGCACCAGAAGAAGTAAAGCCGTTGTTAGAGCCGCTTTTATCGATGAGCAACAAGGAATTTAAGGAGCGGTTTGGCGAGATGTCTGGTTCATGGCGCGGCAAAAAGCCGATTCAGCGAAATGCAGTCATTGCATTGGCTCATTTCAGGGAGCCATCTTCGCTGCCGGCCCTTGCTGCTCTGCTTCACAACGATCCACGTCCAGTTCTTCGTGGTACAGCAGCTTATGCTATTGGGCAGATTGGCGGCATAGAAGCAGAGTCCCAGCTGTTCAAAGCACTAGAGCGCGAAGAAGATGAGACAGTGGTGAATGAAATTAAAAAAGCACTCGGACAGATTGGTTCCGTGTTATAA
- the trmL gene encoding tRNA (uridine(34)/cytosine(34)/5-carboxymethylaminomethyluridine(34)-2'-O)-methyltransferase TrmL codes for MAVHVVLYQPEIPANTGNIARTCAATGTPLHLIRPLGFSTDDKMLKRAGLDYWEFVDITYYDSLEEFFEKNPDGNMYYLSKFGKQDHAKFDYSDTEQDHYFMFGKETTGLPKDLIAANMDRCLRIPMNEHVRSLNLSNTAAILIYEALRQQGFPDLY; via the coding sequence GTGGCAGTTCATGTAGTGCTATACCAGCCGGAAATCCCGGCCAATACCGGAAATATTGCGCGGACGTGTGCGGCGACCGGTACACCGCTTCATTTAATCCGCCCGCTTGGATTTTCAACTGACGATAAAATGCTTAAGCGTGCCGGGCTGGATTATTGGGAATTTGTTGATATTACGTATTATGATTCTCTTGAAGAGTTTTTTGAAAAAAATCCAGATGGAAATATGTATTATCTTTCTAAGTTCGGTAAGCAGGATCACGCTAAGTTTGACTACAGCGATACAGAACAGGATCATTATTTTATGTTTGGCAAAGAAACAACGGGTCTTCCAAAAGATTTGATCGCGGCCAATATGGACCGCTGTCTGCGCATTCCAATGAATGAGCATGTCCGCTCGCTTAACTTGTCCAACACGGCAGCCATTCTTATATACGAGGCACTTCGCCAGCAAGGCTTTCCAGACCTGTATTAA